In Arthrobacter sp. CJ23, the genomic window ATGGTCAGCGAACGGCGGCTGCGGATGCGGCCCTGGCCGCTGCACTCGTTGCAGGGGTCCTTGATGATGGTGCCGAAGCCTTCGCAGGAGCCGCAGGGGGCTGCGGTCATGACCTGGCCCAGGATGGAACGGACCGCGCGCTGGACCTGGCCGCTGCCGCCGCAGATGTCGCAGCGTTCGGGGTGGGTGCCCTCGCGGCAGCAGGAGCCGTTGCACGTGGGGCAGACCACGGCCGTGTCCACTTCGAGCTTCTTGTTGACGCCGAAGACGGCATCGCGCAGTTCGATGCGGACGCTGATGAGGGCGTCCTGGCCGCGGCGGACGCGGGAGGCGGGGCCGCCATGGCCGCCGCCGCCGAAGAAGGTATCGAAGATGTCCTGGAAGGCGAAGCCCTGGCCGGAGTAGCCTCCACCGAAGCCGTTGTCGGTGCCGTTCTCGTTGCCGGTGGTGTCGTACACGCGGCGCTTCTGCGGGTCGGAGAGGACCTCGTACGCGTGGGTGACTGCCTTGAACTGCTCGGCTACGTCTTCTCCGGGATTGACGTCAGGGTGCAGCTTGCGTGCCAGCTTGCGGTACGCCTTCTTGATTTCTTCACCGGTGGCTTCCGATGAGACTCCCAAAACGTCATAGTGGCTGCTCAAAATCGGTATCTCTTCCTGGTTGTACTGCGATCGTTGCTGGCGGCAGGCTTGTCAGCCGCCGAGAATGCGGGAAAGGTAGCGGGCGACCGCGCGGACGGCCGCCATGGTAGTGGGATAGTCCATGCGTGTGGGGCCCAGGACACCGATCTTGGCATTCGTTCCGGGACCATAGCCCGTTGCCACCACGGAGGCCTCGGAGAGGCCGTCATAGGGGTTCTCGCGCCCGATGCTGACCGTCACGCCACGCGGGTCATCGCCCATGTCGGAGAGCAGACGAAGCATGACCACCTGCTCTTCGAGGGCCTCAAGGACCGGTCCGATGCTGAGCGGGAAGTCGACGTTGGACCGGGCAAGGTTGGCCGTGCCGGCCATCAGGATCCGCTCTTCACGGCTGCTGCTGGTCAGCTTTTCCAGTCCGTGGGCGAGGACCTGGGCCAGGCCACGGAGCGCGGGCGGACAAAGCGCCACGACCGATGGCAGCACCTGCTGCATCAGGTCCAGCTGCGAGCCGGAGATGCTGCCGAGGAAGCGTGCCCGCAGTTCGGTCAGGGCTTCGTCCGATACGTCCGCACCGACGTCGATGACTTTCTGCTCCACATTGCCGGTATCGGCGATCAACACCACCAGGACCTGGCGCGGGGCAAGCAGCACGAATTCGACGTGCCGCACGCGGGCGCGGCTGAGGTGCGGATACTGCACGACGGCGACCTGGTTGGTCAGCTGCGACAGGAGCCTGACGGTGCGTTCGAGGATGTCCTCGAGTTCGTCCGGTCCCTCCAGGAGGGAGTGGATGGCGCGGCGTTCCGCCGCCGACAGCGGTTTGACGGCCGAGATGCGGTCCACGAACAGGCGATAGCCCTTGTCCGTGGGAATGCGGCCGGCGCTGGTATGGGGCGCTGCGATCAGGCCTTCCTCTTCGAGGACGGCCATGTCGTTGCGGATGGTGGCGCTGGAGACGCCCAGGTGGTGGCGCTCAACCAGGGCTTTGGAACCCACGGGCTCCCGGGAGTGGACGTAGTCCTCAACGATGGCGCGCAGCACTTCCAGCTTCCGTGGCTCGCTCACTGCAACACCTCCCGTCAGAGCAATCCAGGCCCGGATGCGGCTGTCCGCCGGACCTCTGCTTAGCACTCAACATGCCCAAGTGCTAACAAGTCTAGTATGAGCCAAGCCGTTGCTAGCATTGAACCGCCTGCGCCGAGAATGCCTTCACGCAGGAGCCGCCGGCCCGTCCGGCCGGTGAGGATCCGATGCTAAGTGGTGTGAAGACTGTGTCCTACGACAACTGGGGCCCGCAGGACATGTCTGCTCCGGCCAAACGCCGGCTTCCCGAGGTTGCAGTGCAGCGCGGCATGGTGCTCGAGGACGTGCAGTCCGGCTGGGTGGGCGAAGTCACGCGGGTGGAAAAGTCCGGGGGCATGCACGTTGTGGCCCTCGAGGACCGGCGCGGCAAGACGAGATCCTTCCAGCTTGGCTTCGGCTTCCTGCTCGAGGGCCAGGCTATCCGCCTCATGCCGCCGGCCGGCCGCCCTCCCGCCAGCGCCGAGGCAGCGGCGGGACGGACTGCCTCCGGTTCCGTCCGCGTCGAAGGCCGGCGCGCCCAGGTGGCGAAGGCCAGCCGCATCTGGGTGGAAGGCAAGCACGACGCCGAACTCGTGGAAAAGGTGTGGGGTGACGACCTCCGCGTGGAGGGCATCGTCGTCGAGCCGCTGCACGGCGTCGACGACCTGAGGGCCGCGATCGCGGCTTTCTCCCCCGGTCCCGGCCGCAAGCTCGGCATCCTGGTTGACCACCTGGTGCCAGGCTCCAAGGAATCCAGGATCGCCGCGGAGGCCATGTCCCTGCCCGGGGCGGCGGGGAACGTGCTGATTGTTGGCCACCCCTATGTGGATGTGTGGCAGGCCATCCGGCCCAGGGTGCTGGGCATTGAACAGTGGCCCGAGGTCCCGCGCGGCATGGACTGGAAAACGGGGATCCTCAAGGCCTTCGGCTGGCCGTCGGGCACCGCCGAGGACGTTGGCCTCGGCTGGCAGAAGCTCCTCGGCGCCGTGCGCAGCTACGCGGACCTGGAAGCCTCGTTGCTGGGGAGGGTGGAGGAAGTCATCGACTTCCTGACGGTTCCCTGAGCAAGCGGCCCCTGCTCCCGCGGCAATTTGCCACAGTGCAACGGGGAGTTGGTCCGCCGATGAAGCGCCAAGGAAGTATTCTGGGACAGCACGACCGCACCGTCTTTACAGCCTAAGGAAGAAACAGTGGCACAGAACGCTCCTGAAGAACCGGGCAGCGCCGCAGGCCAGCCCCAGTACCATGGCGCTCCTGCCAACGCCCTCCCCCTGACAGCCAGCGAAGACCGGCAGTGGGCCACGCTGGCACACTTCGGCGGCATCCTGGGCTGCCTGCCTTCCCTGCTGATCTGGCTGATCTTCCGCGACCGCGGCCCCTTCACGGCGCAGGAATCCAAGGAAGCCCTGAATTTCACGCTTCCGCCCACCATCGCCGCTGTGCTTGCGAACATCCTGGTGCTGCTGCCTGTGGTGGGGAACCTGTTTGCCGTTATTGCCACCGGCATCTGGATCGCGCTGACCTGCTTCTCCGTCTCCGCCGGCATCCGCGTCAACCACGGCCAGCCGCACCGCTACCGCCTGAACCTGCGCTTGATCAAGTAGCGTCGGATCCGGCGAGCGACGCCGGGGCTGCCGCTTGCGGCCGCGGTCAGAGGTTGCGGATCCAGGCGTCCGGCGACGGAAGAAGGAACGGCACGGAATCGCTTTCCACCCACGCGATCAGCAGTGCCAGCAGCACCCAGCCGATCCACGCGCCAACCACGTCCACGACGCGGTTGGCAAAGCTCTCCTTCTCACCGAACCCCGGCACGTACCTCTCGAAGAACTCCCAGGCGACCGTAATCACGGCCACCAGGACGAACGGCACCGACCAGAACCCCAGCATGGCGCCGGCGGAGGCGTGGATCCACGACCAGCGGTCGAACGGAACGTGGTCGATGTCCTGCGGACCGTCTCCGGTCTTCTGGACGATGTCGCGGTAGCCGAGGTAGCCGGCAAAACCGAGCCACACTGCGGTGCCCACGATGCGGATGACCCAGGCCAGGGTGCCCACCTTGGGATCGAAGGTCATCAGGGACAACAAGAGGAAACCTGCAACAACGGCCACAAAGAGCAGCGCGCTGCGCCAGGAAACGCCGAACGGGGACTGAGCTGAAGCAGTAGACATGGCTTCTCCAACCACTGTGATTGAGACCAGCGGGCGGGCCCGGGGCCCCCGGAACCTCCAGATCGCGGGCCACCCAGCTACATGGTATTCCTCACGCCCAAGCCTGGACAGAGCCCGGCGCTGGACGGGCCCAGGTACTGCCTGAACCTGTGCTTGATCAAGTACCGTCGGATCGGAGCCCTAAGCGGCGTCCCGGGGCCCCGACGCGAGCTTGCGAGTGTCGGGAAGGGGCCTCAGCGCTAGTCCGGAAGGATCCGGCGTACCACGGCGTCGGCCAGCAGGCGGCCCTTCAGCGTCAGAACCAGCCTGCCCTTGAACGCGGCAGCGGGATCTACCAGCCCCTCGGCGATGAGCCCGGCCATGGCATGGCGGCCGACCTTGTCGAGGGCGTCGACAGCCAGTCCAGCGCCGAGGCGGGCCTCCAGCATGATGCGCTCCATCTCCCGGGTTCCGGCGTCGAGCGTTTCCCTGCCTGCTGCGGGCGATAAACCGCCGGCCAGCCGGGAAGCGTAGGCGGTGGGGTGCTTGACGTTCCACCACCGCACGCCGCCCACATGGGAATGCGCGCCCGGGCCGATGCCCCACCAGTCGTCCCCGCGCCAGTAGGCGAGGTTGTGCCGGCAGGCCTGCTCCGGCGTCCGCGACCAGTTGCTGACCTCATACCAGGTGAGACCGGCTTCGGTGATCAGCTGCTCGGCGAGCTCGTACTTGTCCGCGTGGTCGTCGTCGTCGATTCCAGGAACCTCGCCGCGGCGGATCTGGGCGGCAAGCTTGGTGCCGTCCTCCACGATCAGGGCATAGGCGCTGATATGGTCCGGCCCGTAGGACAGCGCGGTCTCCAGGGATTGCCGCCAGTCGTCCATCGATTCGCCGGGCGTGCCGTAGATGAGGTCCAGGCTGACGGCGAGGCCGGCGTCGCGCGCCCACTGCACCACCTGCGGGACGCGGCTGGGCGTGTGGGTACGGTCCAGGACCTTCAGGACGTGGGGCACGGCGGACTGCATGCCGAAGGAGACCCTGGTGAAGCCGGCATCCGCGAGAAACTGCAGGGACTCCCGCGTGACCGAGTCCGGGTTGGCTTCCGTGGTCACTTCGGCGCCGGGTTCCAGGCCCCAGTGCCCGACGGCGGCCGCCAGGATCCGCGCGAGGTCCTCCGCGGGGAGCAGCGTGGGGGTGCCGCCGCCGAAGAAGACGGTGCCCATGGGCCGGTGCGGGAGCCCCGACGCCGCCAGCGCGCGGGCGGCGAAGTCCACTTCGGACACCGCCGTGGTGGCGTAGGCATCCTGCGAGGCCCCGCCACCGAGCTCAGTGGCCGTGTAGGTGTTGAAGTCGCAGTAGCCG contains:
- the dnaJ gene encoding molecular chaperone DnaJ, translated to MSSHYDVLGVSSEATGEEIKKAYRKLARKLHPDVNPGEDVAEQFKAVTHAYEVLSDPQKRRVYDTTGNENGTDNGFGGGYSGQGFAFQDIFDTFFGGGGHGGPASRVRRGQDALISVRIELRDAVFGVNKKLEVDTAVVCPTCNGSCCREGTHPERCDICGGSGQVQRAVRSILGQVMTAAPCGSCEGFGTIIKDPCNECSGQGRIRSRRSLTIKVPAGVATGTRIQLSGQGEAGPAGGPAGDLYVEIRVNNDSTYMRDGDDLHATLSVPMTAAALGTELRLETFDGTQTIDVKAGTQSGEVITLRSLGVTHLRGYGRGDLKVHLHVETPGKLDAAQEELLQQLARLRGEQFTEGKLVASGGVFAKLRDKLGNL
- a CDS encoding DUF4870 domain-containing protein; the protein is MAQNAPEEPGSAAGQPQYHGAPANALPLTASEDRQWATLAHFGGILGCLPSLLIWLIFRDRGPFTAQESKEALNFTLPPTIAAVLANILVLLPVVGNLFAVIATGIWIALTCFSVSAGIRVNHGQPHRYRLNLRLIK
- the hemW gene encoding radical SAM family heme chaperone HemW; amino-acid sequence: MPSVLPLGDPAPADGLLPPQVLDGVGQRKFGLYVHIPFCAVRCGYCDFNTYTATELGGGASQDAYATTAVSEVDFAARALAASGLPHRPMGTVFFGGGTPTLLPAEDLARILAAAVGHWGLEPGAEVTTEANPDSVTRESLQFLADAGFTRVSFGMQSAVPHVLKVLDRTHTPSRVPQVVQWARDAGLAVSLDLIYGTPGESMDDWRQSLETALSYGPDHISAYALIVEDGTKLAAQIRRGEVPGIDDDDHADKYELAEQLITEAGLTWYEVSNWSRTPEQACRHNLAYWRGDDWWGIGPGAHSHVGGVRWWNVKHPTAYASRLAGGLSPAAGRETLDAGTREMERIMLEARLGAGLAVDALDKVGRHAMAGLIAEGLVDPAAAFKGRLVLTLKGRLLADAVVRRILPD
- the hrcA gene encoding heat-inducible transcriptional repressor HrcA — encoded protein: MSEPRKLEVLRAIVEDYVHSREPVGSKALVERHHLGVSSATIRNDMAVLEEEGLIAAPHTSAGRIPTDKGYRLFVDRISAVKPLSAAERRAIHSLLEGPDELEDILERTVRLLSQLTNQVAVVQYPHLSRARVRHVEFVLLAPRQVLVVLIADTGNVEQKVIDVGADVSDEALTELRARFLGSISGSQLDLMQQVLPSVVALCPPALRGLAQVLAHGLEKLTSSSREERILMAGTANLARSNVDFPLSIGPVLEALEEQVVMLRLLSDMGDDPRGVTVSIGRENPYDGLSEASVVATGYGPGTNAKIGVLGPTRMDYPTTMAAVRAVARYLSRILGG
- a CDS encoding DUF3097 domain-containing protein, translating into MSYDNWGPQDMSAPAKRRLPEVAVQRGMVLEDVQSGWVGEVTRVEKSGGMHVVALEDRRGKTRSFQLGFGFLLEGQAIRLMPPAGRPPASAEAAAGRTASGSVRVEGRRAQVAKASRIWVEGKHDAELVEKVWGDDLRVEGIVVEPLHGVDDLRAAIAAFSPGPGRKLGILVDHLVPGSKESRIAAEAMSLPGAAGNVLIVGHPYVDVWQAIRPRVLGIEQWPEVPRGMDWKTGILKAFGWPSGTAEDVGLGWQKLLGAVRSYADLEASLLGRVEEVIDFLTVP